Proteins encoded within one genomic window of Nordella sp. HKS 07:
- a CDS encoding response regulator transcription factor, whose translation MKLLLIEDDQHTADFICRGLREHGYETEHASNGRDGLLLAASRKYDALVIDRMLPGMDGLSIVKMLHGAGAHPPVLFLTTMDGIDDRVAGLEAGGDDYLVKPFAFAEFLARLGAILRRPPIAQEKTVLSFSDLEMRLLPREVYRAGRRIELQPLEFKILEFLLRSDGRVVTRTMLLEKVWGFHFDPQTSVVETHMSRLRAKVDRDFGSPLIRTLRGVGYCLRADA comes from the coding sequence ATGAAGCTTCTTCTCATCGAAGATGATCAGCATACGGCCGACTTCATCTGTCGAGGTTTGCGCGAACATGGCTATGAGACTGAACATGCCAGCAATGGCCGTGACGGGCTGCTTCTCGCGGCAAGCCGGAAATATGACGCGCTGGTGATCGACCGCATGCTGCCGGGCATGGACGGCCTCAGCATCGTGAAGATGCTTCATGGTGCCGGCGCGCATCCGCCGGTCTTGTTCCTGACTACCATGGACGGCATCGATGACCGGGTCGCGGGGCTCGAAGCGGGCGGCGATGATTATCTGGTCAAGCCCTTCGCTTTTGCCGAGTTTCTGGCGCGCCTCGGTGCCATCTTGCGGCGCCCGCCGATAGCGCAGGAGAAGACAGTCCTGTCCTTCAGCGATCTGGAGATGCGGCTCCTTCCGCGCGAGGTCTATCGCGCCGGCCGGCGGATCGAGCTGCAGCCATTGGAGTTCAAGATTCTCGAGTTTCTCCTGCGCAGCGACGGTCGCGTCGTCACTCGGACGATGCTTCTGGAGAAGGTCTGGGGCTTTCACTTCGATCCGCAGACCAGTGTGGTGGAAACGCATATGAGCCGTTTGCGCGCCAAAGTGGACCGCGATTTCGGCTCGCCATTGATCCGCACCCTGCGCGGGGTCGGCTACTGTCTCAGGGCCGATGCTTAG
- a CDS encoding HAMP domain-containing sensor histidine kinase, whose amino-acid sequence MLRLLRTASFRLAAAYAVVTLTAFLILYLVTGWISGRALDRQIRAGVEAEYIDLVNEYDDSGPADLLKELTARSNVKGAWAFLYYYADQDGRKLAGNIDSVKPYEGWRVEPLDTSKAGQTTARDDEHEMVAFGKRLPNGSFLLVGDDGYGAIATQRAINEAFAWASILALALSILAGIIISQRFLRSIDRINATSNAIMQGQLKERIPVYDTSDEIDKLAANLNQMLDSNQALLELLKQVSTNIAHDLRTPMARLRQHLEESTLSKLSADAYRVVIEEAIAEIDSILTTFSALLRIAQIESGSRKSAFKPVYLSAVAERLAESYRAVAEDDGKTLDSRVVPGVVFTGDEELLTQMLANLVENAIKHTPTGSTISLELGNGTERKTAVVSDDGPGIPDDERAHVFEQFYRLDRSRTTQGHGLGLSLVAAVAQLHDINVSLEDNRPGLRAVVDFGATTPQ is encoded by the coding sequence ATGCTTAGGCTGCTGCGCACCGCGAGTTTCCGCCTTGCCGCGGCCTATGCGGTGGTTACGCTGACGGCTTTCCTCATACTCTATCTCGTGACCGGCTGGATCTCGGGCCGCGCGCTGGATCGCCAGATTCGCGCTGGTGTCGAGGCCGAGTATATCGATCTCGTGAACGAATACGATGATTCCGGTCCGGCCGATCTCCTGAAGGAACTGACGGCGCGCTCGAACGTCAAGGGCGCATGGGCCTTCCTCTATTATTACGCAGACCAGGATGGAAGAAAACTTGCCGGCAACATCGACAGCGTCAAGCCCTATGAGGGCTGGCGAGTCGAGCCTCTCGACACGAGCAAGGCCGGGCAGACCACGGCGCGTGACGACGAACACGAGATGGTCGCCTTCGGCAAGCGTCTTCCCAATGGCTCCTTTCTGCTCGTAGGCGATGACGGCTATGGCGCGATCGCCACGCAAAGGGCCATCAACGAGGCCTTTGCCTGGGCCTCGATCCTGGCCCTGGCATTGTCGATCCTGGCCGGCATCATCATCAGCCAGCGCTTCCTCAGGAGCATCGACCGCATCAATGCAACCAGCAACGCGATCATGCAGGGTCAGCTCAAGGAGCGCATACCGGTCTACGACACTTCCGACGAGATCGACAAGCTCGCCGCAAATCTCAACCAGATGCTCGACAGCAACCAGGCGCTGCTCGAGCTCCTCAAACAGGTGTCGACCAATATCGCGCATGACCTGCGCACTCCGATGGCGCGGTTGCGGCAGCATCTGGAGGAAAGCACTCTGTCCAAGCTTTCGGCTGACGCCTATCGCGTCGTGATCGAGGAGGCGATCGCTGAGATCGATTCAATCCTGACGACCTTTTCGGCGTTGTTGCGCATCGCTCAGATCGAATCCGGCAGCCGCAAGTCGGCCTTCAAGCCGGTCTATCTTTCTGCCGTCGCCGAGAGGCTTGCCGAGTCCTATCGTGCCGTCGCCGAGGATGATGGCAAGACCCTCGACAGCAGGGTCGTCCCGGGTGTCGTCTTCACGGGCGATGAGGAACTCCTGACCCAGATGCTGGCCAATCTGGTGGAGAACGCTATCAAGCATACGCCGACAGGCTCGACCATAAGCCTGGAACTCGGCAATGGGACGGAGCGGAAAACCGCGGTGGTGTCCGATGACGGGCCTGGCATCCCCGATGACGAGCGCGCCCACGTCTTCGAGCAATTCTACCGGCTCGACCGCAGCCGGACCACGCAGGGGCATGGGCTAGGCTTGTCGCTTGTCGCCGCCGTGGCCCAGCTTCACGACATCAATGTGAGCCTCGAGGACAATCGGCCGGGTCTGCGTGCGGTGGTCGATTTCGGCGCCACCACGCCGCAATGA
- the msuE gene encoding FMN reductase produces the protein MSPNIIGISGNTARPSRTRFLVEVITAEAARVTEGRSAVFDLAEIKVDLASAQSSHELKGAAASIVDALLSADALVVASPVYKASYTGIFKHLFDLIDPKALIGKPLVLAATGGSERHALVLEHQFQPLFSFFGAAIVPTSIYATENDLSAATGLSPALRQRVDRAGLQLRQLIAERRRTPAFLEVA, from the coding sequence ATGTCGCCCAATATCATCGGAATTTCCGGCAATACGGCCAGGCCATCGCGCACCAGGTTTTTGGTCGAAGTCATCACCGCGGAAGCCGCCCGCGTGACCGAGGGACGCAGCGCCGTCTTCGATCTGGCCGAGATCAAGGTCGATCTCGCGAGCGCCCAGTCCTCGCACGAGCTCAAAGGGGCCGCGGCCAGCATCGTCGATGCACTGCTGTCGGCCGACGCGCTTGTCGTCGCCTCGCCGGTCTACAAGGCGTCTTACACCGGCATCTTCAAGCATCTCTTCGATCTGATCGATCCCAAGGCGCTCATCGGCAAGCCCCTCGTTTTGGCGGCGACCGGGGGCAGCGAGCGCCATGCCCTCGTCCTGGAGCATCAGTTTCAGCCGCTCTTTTCCTTCTTCGGCGCGGCGATCGTTCCGACATCGATCTACGCGACGGAGAACGATCTCTCGGCTGCGACGGGCTTGTCGCCGGCGCTCAGGCAGCGTGTCGACCGCGCCGGCCTGCAACTCAGGCAGCTCATCGCCGAGCGCCGCCGGACACCCGCCTTTCTTGAAGTCGCCTGA
- a CDS encoding sulfonate ABC transporter substrate-binding protein, producing the protein MTRRQFTHFATAALAGLAAGLAPLNAAPLREFRIGYQKSGILVVTRQQKLIEKKLEAQGIAVKWVEFAAGPPLLEALNAGAIDFGYTGDSPPIFAQAASANLVYVATLPSTGSGSAIIVPKDSKIQSLADLKGRTVGFTKGSSAHFLTIQALKKGGLVYGNITPAYLSPADAGAAFAKGAIDAWTIWDPYLAIAEKTQNARILVPGEEIGPTNSFLFANKDFAAANPLIVKEVVGEIAVAVNWSETNRDKVAAAISAVTGVPLDIQKIAVARTSYALSPVTESQIASQQRIADTFYELKLIPKPIVVRDVVWTAPQS; encoded by the coding sequence ATCACTCGCCGTCAGTTCACGCATTTCGCCACGGCCGCACTCGCAGGTCTCGCCGCCGGCCTCGCGCCCCTCAACGCTGCGCCGCTACGCGAATTCCGCATCGGGTATCAGAAGTCCGGCATTCTGGTGGTCACCCGCCAGCAGAAGCTCATCGAGAAGAAACTCGAGGCGCAGGGTATTGCGGTCAAATGGGTGGAGTTCGCGGCCGGTCCGCCTTTGCTCGAGGCGCTCAATGCCGGAGCCATCGACTTCGGCTATACCGGCGACTCGCCGCCGATCTTCGCCCAGGCGGCCAGCGCCAATCTCGTTTATGTCGCGACCTTGCCGTCGACAGGCTCGGGCTCGGCCATCATCGTGCCGAAGGATTCCAAAATCCAGTCGCTCGCCGATCTGAAAGGCAGGACGGTCGGTTTCACCAAGGGATCGAGCGCGCATTTTCTGACGATCCAGGCTCTGAAGAAGGGTGGACTGGTCTATGGCAACATCACGCCTGCCTATCTCTCGCCTGCCGATGCGGGTGCCGCCTTCGCCAAGGGCGCGATCGATGCCTGGACAATCTGGGATCCCTATCTCGCAATCGCCGAGAAAACCCAGAATGCGCGAATCCTGGTGCCGGGCGAGGAGATCGGCCCGACCAACAGTTTCCTCTTCGCCAACAAGGATTTTGCCGCGGCCAATCCTCTCATCGTCAAGGAGGTGGTGGGTGAAATCGCCGTCGCGGTGAACTGGTCCGAAACCAATCGCGACAAGGTGGCTGCCGCAATTTCCGCCGTCACCGGCGTGCCGCTCGACATACAGAAGATTGCCGTCGCGCGCACAAGTTACGCGCTGAGCCCGGTGACGGAATCGCAAATCGCCTCGCAGCAGCGCATCGCCGACACGTTCTATGAGCTGAAGCTCATCCCGAAACCGATCGTCGTACGTGATGTCGTCTGGACCGCGCCGCAATCTTAA
- the ssuD gene encoding FMNH2-dependent alkanesulfonate monooxygenase: MPLNFFWFIPTHGDGVYLGSETQQRPPDFRYFREIAQAVDRLGFPGVLLPTGQSCEDSWITAAGLAAHTERLDFLVALRPGVVSPSFAARQTAALDRLSNGRLLLNVVVGGNPVELAGDGVFLPHDQRYEQAGEFLTIWRRLLAGETVDFAGRYYRVEKSRLDFPPVQAPHPPLYFGGSSEAGQDLAAEQVDLYLTWGEPPALVAEKLAAARRKAQARGRQLRFGIRLHFIVRETEDEAWAAADRLISRVSDRQIEAAQQRFTKEMDSVGQRRMAALHGGSRDRLVVAPNLWAGVGLVRGGAGTALVGTPEQVAARLAEYQALGIDTVIGSGYPHLEEAYRVAELLFPVLGLGRDRKGLRKGIGNEFAVGLSDQRLAAAS, from the coding sequence ATGCCGCTCAATTTCTTCTGGTTCATCCCGACGCATGGCGACGGTGTGTATCTCGGTTCCGAGACGCAGCAGCGGCCGCCCGACTTCAGATATTTTCGTGAGATCGCTCAGGCCGTGGACCGTCTCGGATTTCCCGGTGTGCTTCTGCCGACGGGCCAATCCTGCGAGGACAGCTGGATAACCGCGGCGGGCCTCGCCGCGCATACCGAACGTCTCGACTTCCTCGTGGCGCTGAGGCCCGGCGTCGTGTCACCCAGCTTTGCCGCGCGGCAGACCGCAGCGCTCGACCGCCTCTCCAATGGCAGACTCCTCCTCAATGTTGTCGTGGGCGGAAATCCGGTCGAGCTTGCCGGCGACGGCGTTTTTCTTCCGCATGACCAGCGTTATGAGCAGGCCGGCGAATTTCTCACCATCTGGCGCCGGCTGCTCGCCGGCGAGACGGTGGATTTCGCGGGACGGTATTACCGTGTCGAGAAGAGCCGCCTCGACTTCCCGCCCGTTCAGGCGCCGCATCCGCCGCTCTATTTCGGCGGATCGTCGGAAGCGGGGCAGGATCTCGCGGCCGAGCAGGTCGATCTCTATCTGACCTGGGGCGAACCGCCGGCTCTCGTAGCCGAGAAGCTCGCCGCCGCGCGCCGCAAGGCGCAAGCGCGTGGGCGGCAGCTGCGCTTCGGCATCAGGTTGCATTTCATCGTGCGCGAGACGGAGGACGAGGCCTGGGCCGCCGCCGATCGCTTGATCAGCCGCGTCTCCGACCGGCAGATCGAGGCGGCGCAGCAGCGCTTCACCAAGGAGATGGATTCGGTCGGCCAGCGCCGCATGGCGGCACTTCATGGCGGCAGCCGCGACCGGCTCGTCGTGGCGCCCAATCTCTGGGCCGGTGTCGGTCTGGTTCGCGGCGGCGCCGGCACCGCACTCGTCGGCACGCCGGAACAGGTCGCGGCCCGGCTCGCCGAATATCAGGCGCTCGGCATCGATACGGTCATCGGCTCGGGCTATCCGCATCTCGAGGAAGCCTATCGCGTCGCTGAGCTTCTCTTCCCCGTGCTGGGGCTCGGTCGGGATCGAAAAGGCTTGCGCAAAGGTATCGGCAATGAATTCGCCGTCGGGCTTTCCGACCAGCGCCTGGCGGCAGCCTCGTGA
- the ssuC gene encoding aliphatic sulfonate ABC transporter permease SsuC, which translates to MTRLLRSVVGWAVPLTLILLWELAARSGAIPANVLPAPSDVLSALYNVTTSGELARNILVSFWRAALGFLIGGSIGFAFGLANGVSRWSEALTDTTLQMARNIPHLALIPLVILWFGIDESAKLFLVALGVFFPIYINTLHGIRSVDPQLVEMARCYGMGPGRLFTQVILPGALPSIFVGLRYALGIMWLTLIVAETISASSGIGYMAMQAREFMMIDVVVLSIIIYALLGKLADGLARFLERRTLSWNPVFRR; encoded by the coding sequence GTGACCCGGCTCCTGCGCTCCGTCGTCGGCTGGGCGGTCCCCCTGACGCTCATATTGCTGTGGGAGCTCGCCGCAAGATCGGGCGCGATACCCGCCAATGTGCTGCCCGCGCCCTCGGATGTGCTGAGCGCGTTATATAACGTGACCACATCCGGCGAGCTTGCCCGGAATATTCTGGTGAGTTTCTGGCGCGCCGCCTTGGGTTTCCTCATCGGCGGCAGTATCGGTTTCGCCTTTGGCCTCGCCAATGGTGTGTCGCGCTGGAGCGAGGCGCTCACCGACACGACGCTCCAGATGGCCCGCAATATCCCGCATCTGGCGCTGATCCCGCTCGTCATTCTGTGGTTCGGCATCGATGAATCGGCGAAGCTCTTCCTGGTGGCGCTGGGCGTGTTCTTCCCCATCTACATCAACACGCTGCATGGCATCCGCTCGGTCGATCCGCAGCTCGTCGAAATGGCGCGGTGCTACGGCATGGGGCCGGGGCGGCTCTTCACGCAGGTGATCCTGCCCGGCGCCTTGCCGTCCATCTTCGTCGGCTTGCGCTACGCGCTCGGTATCATGTGGCTGACGCTCATCGTCGCCGAGACCATCTCGGCCTCGTCCGGCATCGGCTACATGGCCATGCAGGCGCGCGAATTCATGATGATCGACGTCGTCGTGCTGTCGATCATCATCTATGCGCTGCTCGGCAAGCTCGCCGACGGCCTGGCGCGCTTCCTCGAACGGCGCACTCTGTCCTGGAACCCGGTATTTCGGAGATGA